Proteins from a genomic interval of Maylandia zebra isolate NMK-2024a linkage group LG15, Mzebra_GT3a, whole genome shotgun sequence:
- the LOC106676402 gene encoding uncharacterized protein LOC106676402, with protein sequence MTAPTKLLIILGENNALKLTLPLGIPKNVNELKAEIENQCGVSEQFRLQYMDTDFNQFLNMTSTFDLKDMDKIKVIKTGVPETSTGSNESSVSSFNLGSPCSGHNPDYDTDILSSPESRSSSSSSSANSTLRSEAWPLDFRIPEFSFDVELQLTKGNQEFQANGTLLTLKPKLKSDILESLSSEIMKYKAYPSDSNLSDVCQALVVKHPCLKEKGSETGFSAWKISLKYKMSNYRGKLKNLGCSELVINSLKRRGNSNVHPNQVKKPRRAEVNFCPDYPAGETRESQEEERLVLLSEFKKKNNNETIKAKMAQTFPHRRQEILQDTPFVADFKSRWPALFSPREINAEFQRITTIPLTSTFMAQLDNNTTKLTKVFRNKGGTSGRKITEIMAAIDERHWLLVNFKVHFKILVLVLRALHGQAPSYNGDLLSPNTPSRSLRSSDQSLVVHNSLKTKSDRSLLLWPPNSGTLLLSLRSVDSNDTVAMRRVCTLKGLAVYLNEDPNSLIKEYQMMDQHLSSRSELSTVLQLKGIFHPKVKIGLLPYYPE encoded by the exons ATGACAGCCCCAACAAAGCTTCTGATAATCCTGGGGGAGAACAACGCACTCAAGTTAACCCTTCCTTTGGGGATACCAAAGAATGTTAACGAGCTCAAAGCGGAGATTGAAAATCAGTGCGGAGTTTCTGAACAGTTCAGATTGCAGTACATGGACACAGATTTTAATCAGTTCCTTAACATGACATCCACATTTGATCTAAAAGACATGGAcaaaataaaagtgattaaaacaGGTGTTCCAGAAACATCCACTGGTAGTAATGAAAGCAGTGTGTCCTCATTTAACTTGGGTAGCCCCTGCTCTGGCCACAACCCTGATTATGACACAGATATACTGTCATCGCCAGAATCCAGGTCATCAAGCTCCTCGAGCTCAGCAAACTCCACGCTGCGATCAGAAGCCTGGCCACTGGACTTTCGCATACCTGAGTTTAGCTTCGATGTAGAGCTGCAATTGACAAAAGGCAACCAGGAATTCCAAGCCAATGGAACACTTTTAACCCTAAAACCAAAGCTCAAGTCTGACATTTTAGAGAGCTTGTCTTCAGAAATTATGAAGTACAAAGCTTACCCTTCAGACAGCAATCTTAGTGATGTTTGCCAAGCTTTGGTTGTAAAGCATCCATGCTTGAAAGAGAAGGGTTCAGAAACTGGATTTTCTGCATGGAAGATCAGTTTGAAGTATAAAATGTCAAACTATCGTGGAAAACTGAAGAACTTAGGGTGTAGTGAGTTGGTCATCAATTCTCTCAAAAGAAGAGGGAACAGTAATGTGCATCCCAACCAAGTCAAGAAACCCAGGAGAGCAGAGGTGAATTTCTGCCCTGATTATCCAGCTGGAGAAACCCGAGAGAGTCAGGAAGAAGAAAGGTTGGTGCTGCTTTCAGAGttcaagaagaagaacaacaatgAAACCATCAAAGCAAAAATGGCCCAAACCTTTCCTCACCGGAGGCAAGAAATTCTTCAGGACACGCCCTTCGTAGCTGACTTTAAAAGCCGATGGCCAGCTCTTTTTTCTCCACGTGAG aTAAATGCTGAATTCCAGCGCATCACTACGATCCCGCTAACATCCACATTTATGGCACAGCTGGACAACAACACAACCAAACTGACCAAAGTCTTCAGAAACAAGGGAGGAACATCTGGACGCAAGATCACAGAAATCATGGCTGCAATTGATGAG CGTCACTGGCTGCTGGTCAACTTCAAGGTTCATTTCAAGATCCTGGTTCTGGTCCTTAGGGCCTTACATGGACAAGCACCATCATACAATGGAGATCTTCTCAGTCCCAACAcccccagcaggtccctgaggtccaGTGATCAAAGCCTGGTAGTGCACAACAGTCTAAAGACCAAAAGTGACAGATCATTGCTGCTGTGGCCCCCAAACTCTGGAACTCTCCTCCTAAGCCTTAGATCAGTGGACTCA AACGACACAGTTGCAATGAGAAGAGTGTGTACGCTGAAAGGACTTGCAGTCTACCTCAATGAAGATCCGAACAGCTTGATCAAAGAATATCAG ATGATGGACCAACACCTCTCATCTCGCTCTGAGCTGTCTACTGTTTTGCAGCTTAAAGGGATATTCCACCCCAAAGTGAAAATTGGTCTATTACCATATTACCCAGAGTAA